In the Colletotrichum lupini chromosome 4, complete sequence genome, GGCAAGATCTGATTTTCGATGACAGTGTCCGGTTTCAATGAGCTCATGTTTTCTTGGTAGTCTGTCTGTCTAGTCTCCGTAGGATTCCCCAGGTTCATAATACTTCGTACCATTTATCACTTCGTCTTCACGGTAAAACAAAACACCAGCACTCATCATCAGCACGCCGTGCCTCGTGTATCTGGCAAAGAACATGAGGAGGCTGTGAGTCCATTACGAACTACCTTAATTCCGTGATAGAGTTAATTCTCCTTGGAAATCATCTCTCCTAGTATTCACTTGACAAATGAGAAGCTCTCAATCGTTCTTTGAATCGCATTCAACCTCACGCTCATGAAGCTTCATCTCATCAATTATGGGCGCAGTAACACAGACTGACTCAATTTGGAAGGTTGATTTCGTTAAAAGGGGCATTGTTTAGGAAACTCAAAAGTGAGGCATGATTCCAAAGTCTTCTGATGCCCATCTTCAATTCGTGTTATGAGAAGGGGTTAAGTCATACTTAAACCCGACCGGCCAAGCAAGTCACTAACTGATTTGACGACATCGTTGGCAGCACGACTCAGCTGAGCATCGGGTCAATAGCGGACAAGTCGAAACTTCCGAAGCTTCGAACTCGGCAAGAGTCCTCTCTTGATGCGCTTTTCTAGTCTTATCACCGTTTTATTAGCAATCGGTTATGCAGTCGAACTAGGATGTCACATTGAAGGATCGACTGTTTACTGGATTAGGCAACCAATCGAGGGTATATGGAGATTGTGGTTGGTTGTTCTTAATTCCGCGTCTTGCTTACTCAACCACGGCGTGCAAGGAAACAACCCCGAGCAGAGACTACGAATTGAGGCAATCCAGGACGTTGGGTAGGTTGGTTGTAGCTTCAACCTAGAGGCCTTtgaatacttacttataagacaGTCCTTAAGCTCATCCAACACAATGAAGTGAAAAATTGGTCCACGACAACATTCATTTCCGCCACAAACTGAACTCACCTCACAACCTCTCAAGCCATCAATGACTTCTCAAATCCCCCAAAAGCGCATCTTCTTAACCGGAGCCAGTGGCTACGTGGGCTCCGTCATAACAGAACTCGCAATCAAAGATGGCTACCAAATCCACGGTCTCTCCCGCCACGAAGAAAGCGACTCGAAACTCCGCAACCTCGGCGCTGTGCCCGTACGAGGTGACCTGACCTCTCTAGAGATCCTCCGCCAGGAAAGCAAAGCAGCAGACATCGTAATCCACCTAGCCACGGCTTATGTATTCGGTGGCGAGCCCTATGAGACCTTCAGACCCATAGACACCGCAGCCGTCGACGCCATCGCCGATGCTCTGGCTGGCACCGACAAGCCCCTCGTCGTTACGTCCGGTACTCTCTGCGTCGCGGCAAACCCTACCGGAGCAGAGACTACCGAGGCATCGCCGGCGGACCCGGCACCCATTAACACCCGTATCTTGACCGAACTGCACTCGCTGGACCTCGAAAAGAGAGGGGTTCGCGTCATGTCGGTCCGGCTGGCGCCCTATGTCTACGGCCGGGGCGGCAGCGGTGTAGCGCAGTTCATGGGTATCGCAGCGCAGACTGGCGGGGTGACGATTGTCGACGGTGGGAAGAACCGGACTACAAATGTGCACGTTGACGATGCGGCGAGACTCTTTCTCCTAGCCGCGGAGAAGGGACTAGCAGGGGAGATTTATAACGCGAGTTCGGCGACAGATGTGACCTCCTTCCAGATCTCTGAGGCTATTGCTGCCGCTGTTCATGTTTCACTGAGGAATATCAGCCTAGAGGTTGCACAGGCGCAGCTGGGGCAAACTATCTCCTTCTTCCTGTCTACAGAGAATAGGGCGTCTGGTGCAAAGGCCAGAAAAGAGCTGGGCTGGGATCCCCGAGGTCTGGGCATCTTGGAGGACATCAGCAAGGGTTCGTACGTGGAAGTTGCCAAGGCCTTCGAGAAGTAGCTTGGCGATGAGGAGAGAGGACGAAGATGGAGGGAAAGCTATCTTGTACCTCGTGAGGGGGATGCTGGAGTGAGAGTCAAGGGAGGGGTGTGTGAAGAGCGGCACCGGTGAGGGGAACCATACCCAACTCCAAATGCCAAGCAAAGATGCAAGCCACTCAAGACATTTTGATTGCCAGAGATTTCTTGGTGAATCTCTTGGACCTGACTAGCGACTTACTTGGCGTTTGTACAAGCTAAAAGAGCTTAAATCGACGTTATACCTGGCATTGGGCCTCATCACCATGTTCTCTCTTATCCCTCATCCTTGAAGGTAACATGAAGTCGCCCTCAGATGTCCATGTTCCTGTTACATTACCATGTCTGACTTACATGTTGAAGTACTTGAATTTTCTCATGAATGAGATGTAGATCATTGAGATCAGTTGTCCTTAAGACAGTTTCAAAATCGCATGCACAGGTGATTGGGAACTGAGATGAGTGAAAACGCAGCGAGTTTGTCCTCGCTTGCAATCGCATAAACACTCATAAAACCAGGATGAACGTGAGCGCATCGGATTGTCGAAAGTTAATCACTGGAGTTGGATCATCTCACTCCTCATCAGGAAGATAGTATTGCACGAAATCTTATCACGGCGAGAGAGAGCAGATCAGAAGACAATGCATTACATATT is a window encoding:
- a CDS encoding alcohol dehydrogenase; this encodes MTSQIPQKRIFLTGASGYVGSVITELAIKDGYQIHGLSRHEESDSKLRNLGAVPVRGDLTSLEILRQESKAADIVIHLATAYVFGGEPYETFRPIDTAAVDAIADALAGTDKPLVVTSGTLCVAANPTGAETTEASPADPAPINTRILTELHSLDLEKRGVRVMSVRLAPYVYGRGGSGVAQFMGIAAQTGGVTIVDGGKNRTTNVHVDDAARLFLLAAEKGLAGEIYNASSATDVTSFQISEAIAAAVHVSLRNISLEVAQAQLGQTISFFLSTENRASGAKARKELGWDPRGLGILEDISKGSYVEVAKAFEK